The following coding sequences lie in one Porphyromonas asaccharolytica DSM 20707 genomic window:
- a CDS encoding DUF4134 domain-containing protein: MISKERLAMLALTLMMTGATAFAQGNGMAGINEATKMVTSYFDPATKLIYAIGAVVGLIGGVKVYNKFSSGDPDTSKTAASWFGACIFLIVAATILRSFFL, from the coding sequence ATGATTAGCAAGGAACGCCTAGCGATGCTTGCCCTGACCCTGATGATGACAGGTGCGACAGCCTTTGCCCAAGGCAATGGTATGGCGGGCATCAACGAAGCGACCAAGATGGTCACTTCCTATTTTGACCCAGCCACCAAGCTCATCTATGCCATTGGGGCAGTGGTGGGCTTGATAGGCGGTGTCAAGGTGTACAATAAGTTTAGCTCAGGAGACCCCGATACGAGCAAGACAGCTGCAAGCTGGTTTGGAGCTTGTATCTTCCTCATCGTAGCTGCTACCATCCTGCGTAGCTTCTTCCTCTAA
- a CDS encoding DUF4133 domain-containing protein yields the protein MASWEVNKGVGRTVEFKGLKAHYLFLFAGGLLGIFILVVILYLCGISQIICLGIGVVGATVVVWQTFAMNRKYGQYGLMKRGAIRRHPRYLLNRRSVYQLFHQLNSSR from the coding sequence ATGGCTAGTTGGGAAGTAAATAAAGGAGTCGGTCGGACGGTGGAGTTCAAGGGATTGAAGGCTCACTACCTCTTCCTGTTTGCAGGAGGATTACTGGGTATCTTCATCCTTGTAGTGATTCTCTATCTCTGTGGCATCAGTCAGATCATCTGCTTGGGCATAGGCGTAGTGGGTGCCACCGTTGTGGTGTGGCAAACGTTCGCCATGAATCGCAAGTATGGTCAATATGGATTGATGAAGCGAGGAGCTATAAGAAGACACCCGAGGTATCTCTTGAACCGCCGTTCGGTTTATCAGCTTTTTCACCAACTCAATAGCTCTAGATGA
- a CDS encoding TraG family conjugative transposon ATPase, producing MRNRSKITILESKFPLLSVEHGCIVSKDADVTVAFRVELPELFTVTSAEYETMHSTWHKAIKVLPNFTIVHKQDWFIKECYHTTCKRGQEKPLSFLARASERHFNERPYLNHTVYLFITKSNRQRMAQQSSFSTLCRGHLLPKEITNEEEMVKFMESVDQFERIINESELIKLARMSEAELVGSREQAALLDRYFTLSDSRHGTLEDIRLGADLVRVGDNMLCLHTLSDTDDLPTTVSTDGRYERLSTDRSDCRLSFASPVGLMLPCNHIYNQYLFIEDSEANLQRFEKQARNMHSLARYSRSNQINEEWIQEYLNTAHSQGLTSIRAHFNVLAWSDDEEELRQVKNDVGSALALMECRPRHNTIDTATLYWAAIPGNAGDFPAEESFYTFIEPALCFFTAETNYKDSLSPFGIKMADRLSGKPIHLDISDLPMKQGIITNRNKFILGPSGSGKSFFTNHMVRQYYEQGAHVLLVDTGNSYQGLCELIHRKTKGEDGVYFTYTHDHPISFNPFYTDDKFFDVEKRESICTLLMTLWKSADERVTKTEAGELGSAVNAYIELICSDASIVPNFNSFYEYLRDVYRKDMEQRDIKVTLSDFNINNLLTTLKQYYKGGRYDFLLNSDKNIDLLSKRFIVFEIDQVKDNKDLFPVVTIIIMEAFINKMRRLKGIRKMILIEEAWKAIASENMADYIKYLYKTVRKYFGEAIVVTQEVDDIISSPVVKESIINNSDCKILLDQRKYMTKFDGIQSMLGLSEKEKSQILSINQNNDPHRLYKEVWVGLGGMQSAVYATEVSMEEYLTYTTEEREKLEVMQRAEHLGGDIESAIRQLAIEKRDKQ from the coding sequence ATGAGAAACAGAAGCAAGATAACCATCTTGGAGTCAAAGTTCCCCTTGCTGAGTGTAGAGCATGGGTGCATTGTCAGTAAGGATGCTGATGTGACGGTTGCTTTTCGAGTGGAGCTACCCGAGCTTTTTACAGTCACATCTGCAGAGTATGAGACGATGCACTCTACTTGGCATAAAGCAATCAAGGTGCTACCCAACTTCACGATCGTCCACAAGCAAGATTGGTTCATCAAGGAGTGCTACCATACAACTTGCAAGCGTGGTCAGGAAAAGCCTTTGAGCTTTCTCGCTCGTGCCTCTGAGAGACATTTCAATGAGCGACCCTATCTAAACCATACCGTCTACCTCTTTATCACGAAGAGCAATCGACAGCGTATGGCACAGCAGAGTAGCTTCTCAACGCTTTGTAGAGGTCATCTACTCCCTAAAGAGATTACCAACGAAGAGGAGATGGTGAAGTTTATGGAGTCGGTGGATCAGTTCGAACGCATCATCAATGAATCCGAATTGATAAAGCTGGCTCGAATGAGCGAGGCTGAGCTGGTTGGCTCTAGGGAGCAAGCTGCTCTCTTAGATCGCTACTTCACTCTATCAGATAGCAGACACGGCACATTGGAGGATATACGTCTAGGGGCAGACCTTGTACGTGTGGGAGACAATATGCTGTGCCTACATACGCTCTCGGATACGGATGATCTACCCACTACGGTCAGTACCGATGGTCGCTATGAGCGATTATCAACAGACCGCTCGGACTGCCGCCTCTCCTTTGCCTCTCCAGTGGGGCTGATGCTCCCCTGCAACCATATCTACAATCAATACCTCTTCATTGAAGATAGCGAGGCTAACTTGCAGCGTTTTGAGAAGCAGGCTAGAAATATGCACTCTCTAGCGCGCTACAGCCGTAGTAATCAAATCAACGAAGAGTGGATACAGGAGTATCTCAACACAGCACACTCTCAGGGACTCACCTCCATTAGAGCTCACTTTAATGTCTTGGCATGGAGTGACGATGAAGAGGAGCTACGACAAGTCAAGAATGATGTGGGCTCTGCACTTGCCTTGATGGAGTGCCGTCCTAGACATAACACCATCGATACAGCGACCCTCTACTGGGCGGCTATCCCGGGTAATGCAGGGGACTTTCCCGCAGAAGAGTCTTTCTACACCTTCATTGAGCCGGCTCTCTGTTTCTTCACGGCAGAGACCAACTACAAGGACTCACTCTCACCCTTTGGGATTAAGATGGCAGACAGATTATCTGGTAAGCCGATACATCTCGACATATCTGATCTGCCGATGAAGCAAGGAATCATTACCAACCGTAACAAGTTTATCTTGGGACCTTCCGGCAGTGGTAAGAGTTTCTTTACGAACCATATGGTACGACAATATTACGAACAGGGGGCGCATGTCCTCTTGGTTGATACGGGTAACTCGTATCAAGGGTTGTGCGAACTAATCCATCGTAAGACAAAGGGAGAGGATGGAGTCTACTTCACCTACACCCATGACCATCCTATCTCCTTCAATCCTTTTTATACGGATGACAAGTTCTTTGATGTTGAGAAACGGGAGAGTATCTGCACCCTACTGATGACGCTTTGGAAGAGTGCCGATGAGCGGGTCACCAAGACTGAGGCTGGAGAGCTGGGCTCTGCTGTCAATGCCTATATCGAACTCATCTGCTCAGATGCTAGTATTGTCCCGAACTTCAATAGCTTCTACGAATACCTTAGAGATGTCTATCGAAAAGATATGGAGCAGCGAGATATCAAGGTGACGCTCTCAGACTTCAATATCAATAACCTTCTGACTACGCTCAAGCAGTACTACAAAGGTGGTCGTTACGACTTCCTACTGAACTCGGATAAGAACATAGACCTGCTCTCTAAACGGTTTATCGTCTTCGAGATTGACCAAGTGAAGGACAATAAAGACCTCTTCCCCGTGGTGACCATTATCATCATGGAAGCCTTTATCAATAAGATGCGCCGACTGAAGGGTATCCGCAAGATGATCCTTATCGAGGAGGCCTGGAAGGCGATTGCTTCGGAGAATATGGCGGACTACATTAAGTATCTCTACAAAACGGTCAGAAAGTATTTCGGAGAGGCTATTGTGGTGACGCAGGAGGTAGACGATATCATCTCTTCACCCGTAGTGAAGGAGAGTATCATCAATAACTCCGACTGCAAGATCCTACTGGACCAGCGTAAGTACATGACCAAGTTTGATGGTATCCAATCGATGCTGGGTCTCTCCGAAAAGGAGAAGAGCCAAATCCTCTCAATCAATCAGAACAATGATCCTCACCGACTCTACAAAGAGGTGTGGGTCGGGCTGGGAGGTATGCAGAGTGCCGTCTATGCTACAGAGGTGAGTATGGAGGAGTATCTCACCTATACGACAGAGGAGCGAGAGAAGCTGGAAGTCATGCAACGTGCGGAGCATCTGGGAGGAGACATTGAGTCGGCCATCCGACAGCTCGCCATAGAGAAAAGAGATAAGCAATAA
- a CDS encoding DUF4141 domain-containing protein: MKKYLLMALFAMSLFIPQAHAQWVVTDPGNFAGNIANSIKEIATASKTVKNTLSGFKEVEKLYNDTKKYYDALKQVNNLIGDAYKVKECILMVGDISEIYVTSYKKMLTDPNFRPTELAAMAAGYAKLLELSGESLKELKSVAKSKVFSMNDSERMQMIDRIYTTLREYRSIVSYYTRKNISVSYVRAHEKNDLASVKALYGNPESRYW, from the coding sequence ATGAAAAAGTATCTGCTGATGGCTCTCTTTGCAATGAGCCTATTTATCCCTCAAGCCCACGCTCAGTGGGTGGTTACCGACCCTGGGAACTTTGCTGGCAACATAGCTAACTCCATTAAGGAGATTGCCACCGCGTCGAAGACGGTCAAAAACACGCTAAGTGGTTTTAAGGAGGTGGAGAAACTGTACAACGACACCAAGAAGTACTACGATGCACTCAAGCAGGTTAACAACCTTATAGGCGATGCCTACAAGGTGAAGGAGTGCATCCTAATGGTGGGAGACATATCAGAGATCTATGTAACCTCCTACAAGAAGATGCTAACGGACCCAAACTTCCGCCCCACAGAGCTAGCCGCGATGGCTGCTGGCTATGCCAAGCTCTTGGAACTGAGTGGCGAGAGTCTTAAGGAGCTGAAGTCTGTAGCTAAGAGCAAGGTGTTCTCGATGAATGATAGCGAGCGTATGCAGATGATAGACCGCATCTATACGACACTACGTGAGTATCGATCGATTGTTTCTTACTACACCCGAAAGAATATCTCCGTGAGCTATGTACGTGCTCACGAGAAGAATGATCTGGCATCGGTCAAAGCGCTTTATGGAAATCCAGAGAGCCGATATTGGTAA
- the traJ gene encoding conjugative transposon protein TraJ, translating into MDFASLHELLRSTYQEMMPLCGEMTGIAKGIAGLGALFYVAVRVWSSLSRAEPIDLFPLLRPFVLGFCIMFFPTIVLGTMNTILSPVVQGTERMVNKQTVQLDKLIAKRDKLQEAAYLRNPETAYLVSNEAFDQKIEEMGIIGPSDAVTIAGMYAERAAYKTKQWLMKQLHDLIELLYHAAALIIDTLRTFFLIVLSILGPIVFGIAVWDGLSGSLTAWFSRYISVYLWLPVSSVLSALLTKIQVLMVQKDIAALSDPNYLPDSGSWYYIVFFLIGIVGYFCVPTVAGWIIEAGGGIGAYGRNVNQTAQRGAQGAYTGGKAVAGATGSMAGNVGGRIKGALIKGK; encoded by the coding sequence ATGGACTTTGCATCACTACATGAATTACTCCGCTCCACCTATCAGGAGATGATGCCTCTCTGTGGAGAGATGACGGGCATTGCCAAGGGGATTGCGGGATTAGGAGCGCTCTTCTATGTAGCCGTAAGGGTGTGGTCTTCGTTGTCTCGTGCCGAGCCGATTGACCTTTTCCCCTTACTGAGACCTTTTGTGCTGGGCTTCTGTATTATGTTCTTCCCAACGATTGTGCTGGGTACGATGAATACGATTCTCTCTCCTGTGGTACAAGGTACAGAGCGAATGGTCAATAAGCAGACGGTACAACTAGACAAGTTGATCGCTAAGCGTGACAAACTACAAGAGGCTGCCTATCTCCGTAATCCCGAGACGGCTTACTTGGTTTCCAATGAAGCTTTTGACCAAAAGATAGAGGAGATGGGGATCATCGGGCCGAGCGATGCGGTGACCATCGCTGGGATGTATGCCGAACGTGCTGCTTACAAAACAAAGCAGTGGCTGATGAAGCAACTCCATGACCTCATAGAGTTGCTATACCATGCAGCTGCTCTGATTATTGATACGCTCCGTACCTTCTTTCTTATCGTGCTGAGCATACTGGGACCAATCGTCTTTGGTATTGCGGTTTGGGATGGCTTGTCGGGGTCGCTTACGGCTTGGTTCTCACGCTACATATCGGTCTATCTGTGGTTACCCGTGAGCTCTGTCCTCTCGGCTCTCCTCACAAAGATACAGGTGTTGATGGTGCAGAAGGATATTGCAGCATTGAGTGACCCTAACTATTTGCCCGATTCGGGTAGCTGGTACTACATTGTCTTCTTCCTGATTGGTATCGTGGGGTACTTCTGTGTTCCTACGGTAGCGGGCTGGATTATAGAGGCTGGTGGTGGTATCGGGGCATACGGACGCAATGTCAATCAGACGGCGCAACGAGGTGCTCAAGGTGCCTATACGGGAGGTAAAGCGGTAGCTGGTGCCACGGGGTCTATGGCCGGCAACGTAGGCGGACGTATCAAAGGGGCACTTATCAAGGGGAAATAG